In Hyperolius riggenbachi isolate aHypRig1 chromosome 1, aHypRig1.pri, whole genome shotgun sequence, the genomic window ctcgcaACACCTAAGTgttttttatgtatatattgttttttttttttttccaagacaaTCTAGATTTTCATTGTAGGGTATTTTGTCAcaatcctatccagtccagaatcagattcaagatactgtgtctggcctacaaatctgtccacaaaacctgtccaacctacatttccgctcTTACTCTTATGTACACAcggagccgctcactctgctcctacaatgaacttcgcctgacgccatgccaccagtattatgtcccccagCATAGATGGTCAGATGTGTTcttagtatagccagatgtgtcccctgtatTTGCTGccccgccccagtatagatacacATGCGCCCCTAGGATTAGTGCCCCttgttatagccagatgtgtccccagaatCGGCGTTCCCCATCATAGCCAGATATGTTGCCAGTATTGGGTTCTCCCCTCCAGAAACACCAAGATGTGCCCCCATTATTAGATTCCTCCCCACCCCCAGTGCAGCAGATGTCCTCTCACTCCCTagtatggatagccagatgtgacccccccccccccccaaccacacaGCCTCCTTCTTGCCCAGAtgcctgggaaaaaaaaaaaaagaaaaaaaaaaacagatgcttCAAGGAGCCTGTCTCACCTCTCCTGGTTGCAGTAACCATCCTGCAGCCGGAGCCTCTGTGCATAGCTCTGCATTCAGCCCTGTAATGCCGAATACCCTGGTCCCAAcatgacagccggcgatctcaccagcaggaagcagagcctcggaggagaggaagaatgaCGGCCGACGTCTGGATCCCTGGGAGTTATGTAGGAACGCCCGctgtgcgcattgctctgcatgcagcctccagcggctaccccgagcacagGTCGGGATTACTGCTCTAAGCTGCGGTTTTCTGCCCTGACCCAGCTCAGGAATACtgacaaggaggttaaagtgtaccagagaagataaaaaatgttttatacatacctggggcttcctccagcctcatgcgcACAGATCCTTGCCACGCCCCCGccctcagccttctgtattgcCGAATCACTGAGTCCCGAggtggccccaggtatgtataaaacgttttatttatttttttaaattgtctctggtttcctttaaagagaacccgaggtgggatttaattatggggCACAGGGGCTGGttatgcacactaacaccagcctctgttgccccatcgtgtgcctcaaagacccccctgctcgccgatatacccccgcagtgctggcgccagcacaatgttttccTAAGCGATGTCTGTCAGCggcgctccccgcctcctccgtatcgccgctacccgcctgtgtcccttccctcccgctgattggagggaagggacgcgggcgggtagcggcgatgcgggggagcggcgctgacagacagcgctagggtaaacattgtgctggcgacacgctgcgtgtcgccagcactgcgggggtatagcggcgagcaggggggtctttgaggcacacgatggggcaacagaggctggtgttagtgtgcacaaccagcctctgtgccccactaacgtaacgaaatgccacctcgggttctctttaaagcccgtCTAGGCCACTTTTTTAGtgtaaaggaggaaaaaaaaaacatttgggcCCAGTGAatcctagttacacccctgctaggGGGATATTTTTAACAACATTGTAGAGTTCTTTAATGAGACCAGACATGTTCCTTTTTGTTGTCAAAGCTTGTAAAACGTGACTGAAATCTTTTCTGTGCCTTTCTAGGATATAATGATCGGTTCCCAATTTCAGGCAGAAATCCCCCCTTTCCTAGGACACTACACGGCAGAATTATCGAGTGAGTATATGGACCTCCCATTTTCTGTAAAGCAGACGTAGTGCCATTGGCTGAGATTAGAATGTGTGGGGAGTACCTGGGATGAGCGCAGCCATTTCCAGACACTGACGTTCCTCCTATCTCTCCATGCTTTgcaggctgtgaaccccaggatcAGTTAGTGTGGAGTCCGTATGTTGTTCCCGAGAGTAAAGTGGAGGCTTATCTTATGGAAACCATGAAGatcgaagaagaagatgaagaacaaGAACAGAGGATATTGAAGAAAGTAGCAGATCGGGTTGTAATAAGGGATGATGAACAGGTAACTTGAGGATGTTGTTGTAGCATTCCAAtctgcttaaaaggaacctgaggtgagagacatggaggctgccatatttactgcctattaaacaataccggttgcctggctgttctgatgatctttctggtcagtagtctgaatcgcacaccaacaagcatgcggctaatcttttcGGATATGTGTCAGAAacctcttatctgcatgcttgttccaggtctatggctaaaagtattagaaacagcgGATCATCAGAACAGCCAGTAAATGtacattgttttaaaaggaaataaatatggcagcctatataTGTCACTTACCTTGGGAGATAGATCTatagtttaactctttcaggcagagaaagaaaaaaaggaacaccgcatagttatttgtgtgctaggcactgcacatacacgtcTATCATGTCCCTTTCATTTCGGGTATCCTTTTAATCAAAACTGACGTGGATTTCAAATTAATAAACAGATGCTGTCCTCTCACTTCtgaagaggaaaggctctgggccccatagagccttcccgtttctCTCATGCTCACCACAttccagcgatgtcacccccTATTCCAATCAGCCGCTACGGGAGGCTCAtgtatgcgcagtacggagcatcCCTCACCATGGCTAATCTAGTTTCGctaaaaaaacccacaaacaaaaaaagaaaaccctgtgtGACAAATGATTGGTTATTAGATGTGTTTGGATAATTCTGAAGACTTCACTGTGGCTTTTACCTTCCTCAGGCTCTGCATGAACTCTTCAGGTGTCAGTACAACTTCACGGAGGCAATGCAGCAGTTCTGCAGCAGAAGGATGTTACATGGTAAGAGATTGCTGAACGGATTGGCCAAGGCCTACAGCTTTCATGCGCCATTAGCACCTTATGCAGTTGTTTTACCTTTCTAATCCTctttgtttcaccataaaatatatttttcttttatcAATACTTCTGCAGTGCCGTGTATTCTGAAACTTCTTACAAAAGGATAGTGGCTTCCATTCTACTGTCCCTCAAGCAGTTTCATGTTCATTTGAGTTGTGTCTTCTGAGTCCGGAAATCCTCCCCCGTATAGTTCGGggttcagtataggttgccagttgCCCGCCCTCCTTTGCTCCTTTGCAGACTGTGCAGTGGAGTCCATGGATCACTCACCTCCCAtggcatccatccatccatatggTGCACGTCTTCCTTCTGTCCtccggggaggagggggggggctctATTACTAGTTTAAGATCACCCATTGTTGTCATGTGGCAGATGGCAATCTCGGCATAGTGATGGGGCCCCGGGGAGGACATGGAGAAGATGGGCTGCTGGATCCCAGAGATGTGAGATCCTTAGAGCTCCACTGCAGACTCTGCACCCAGCCCTCCTCGCTGTCTCCACGAGTATTGCTCGGAGACACCGTTAATTGCAATGTAAAGTAACTGCGGGCTACACTATCACCAAGGGGGTGAATGTTGCCAtccttttgatttaaaaaaaataaaataaaaaaaataattagtgGGCAATTTATTCTCTGCGTGTGTTTTTGTTCAGGTGTTTGTAGTGTGGAACAGTGCTTCATGTAGTGCTACACAAACTGATCATAATATAGGCAAGCAGCAACCACCCACCAGATGACACGGGCGGGTTTTGGATCTGGGCATTTGGTAACGGCCTACCCCATTTGCGTTTTGCGGACATTGTGCAGTTGATCAGTATGTGGTGGGTAGCTGAACCACGCCTATCTGAATGAACCAATCGAGTAAAGGCGAAAGCAAATTCCCAGCTGTATTAGCCACATGTTTTTCTGATCTAGACCCCTCCTCCATTTCTATGCTTTCAGAGGAGACCAGGCCTTGGACTGAAGAAGAATGTAGAAACTTTGAACATGCACTTCTAGTACTAGGGAAGGATTTTCATCGAATACAAAAAACGAAGGTAATTCATATTTTTGTGGTTTATACATGGATTTTTGTTGGCTGTGCAACTGAATTTAATATGGAGATTGTCAAACGTGTTAGAAAAATCTGATTTATCCTGTGAGTGCAGAATACAATGGGTGAGCCAACTGTGAGCAAtactaaaggaaaacttaagggaAAGTAACAGAaaaggtctgttttttttttttatctatcccctgctctcagaagctcaattctctgccaggaaattattttatagctgtaattccctATCAGTTAGGGACACTATAGTCCGACCGGGTCCcggctggagaaaaaaaaaacgtaatttgCGTAGTTGAATATTAACactttcgggcagagaaagatAAAGCCATCACAACATATTTAGGTGtgttcttggcactgtacatataagtctatctcaacatgtcactgTCCCTTTAAAGAAGATCTGTAACGGAAAAATGTCcccgggggtactcacctcgggtgggggaagcctccggatccttttgaggcttcccccgtcgtcctcagtcccacggtggcggcgaaaatcctcccggagtggcagcgatgtaaatatttacctccgtgactgcagcgcaggcgcagtatccgcttttcccacggagataggcggaaatagccaatctccgttgGCCCGGTCTaagtcgcctgtgcagtagagcggacccgacggagatcggctatttccgcatatctccgtcagaagagccgaaacagcgcccccgctggagcctggaatggTAAATattacaggctgtcggatttgtcgcgccagctttgaagggctgcagcgagacccccgtgggacagatgaggatgggggaagcctcattcagatcttgaggcttcccctcccaaggtgagtaccccccccaggGGACGCCGACTGGCGtgtacgcggcggcagccccgggaccactccacgctgattggcgtgaatggctgtgggcagggattgcaggagattgcacacgCATTTCTGCATGGATgactgagctccgccttcagtctcccagcggcgatcgccgctcggagactgttagacggcgaaactgccgtctattgacacagtacagcgctgtgatctaaggcagcgcagtaccggggacagccgtgtgacacaggagCGACTTGCTGtgctaggctgggggggggggggggggggaattcataAAAATATAAGTAcatttattaaaagaaaaatttacaaaaaaaattgtgggagcgatcacaccccaccaacagagagctcttttgatgggtagaaaaggggggggggggtgatcacttgtgtgctgagttgtgcggtcctgctgcaaggccttagagctgcagtggcccatttagtaaaaatggcctggttaacACAGCTGTCCTCAAGTGGTAAATCATTGGTCATCTGAATTACATAAATTAAATCTCTACTAGCCTCTCGAGTAGTATGATATAAGATGCCTGTATATATGTGTCTGTTGTATAGAGATTTCTTTACACATCAGTCTGTCCTGGTTTTATACAGGTGAGAACCCGCACAGTGGCTGAATGTGTAGCTTTTTATTATATCTGGAAGAAATCAGAGAGATACGATGAATTTGCCCAGCAAACAAGATTTGGGAAGAAGAGATATCACCATCACCCTGGAGTAACGTGAGTTGCATAAAGTTTCTTGAATATAAGGTCTAGTCTAGATGTGTATAATGTGAGTTCCCTTTAGCTTGACGGTTTAAAGTCAAGGTAGCGTTGGGTGGAGCCttattctgcccatacactagtacaatgttccccaaccctgtcctcagggcccaccaacagtgcatattttgtggaaatccacagaggtggttaacctccttggcggtctgattctttccagattttagggtctaaaagcggtgcaatttttttcactctttcagaccctaaaacctgaaaaaaatcattctggcagggagatctgcagcaaaataaaaaaaaaatgtaccttcctaggctcctgtgctgcagttttctctttgcccacaagatggcgctaatatacatataaacgaacttctctatatttctctaatatagagaagttcgttttcaatattagctccacccccgatgacgtcaccgctctgctgccaccaccacggctgcgctgctccaactggctgccgggtccccggaagaatagcggggacatgggggatccaggcggccagggaaagaccccacactgccggggagagaggctggagtcccgctgcgcagcgagatcgcgcgcgggactccacaacttcaaGTAAACctctgcaatgcataccccgacctgagctcgggatcactgctaatagcttgttttttctaccccgagctcaggtcaggaaaaccggcaaggaggttaatcagctctgctgagacactaattacctcacctgtgcatgtttgtggtttcctgaaaAACATGCCTTGTtgctgggccttgaggacaggactGGGGAACTCTGTTCTAGTagattcagggctcgtttccactatagcgaatctgcatgcgggcactgcatgcggattcgcatacttaatgttagtggatggggctgtttccacgtgtgcggcggcggcggcgtttttcggtgcggggaaaatctgcacgacagggtcgtgcagattcgcgtgcggtaggaatgcgggcgaatcgccgctaatgtattcaatagggaaatcgcatgcggctttgtcatgcggatttccccgcgatttcgcatgaaagccaatggaacttaacacaggcagtgacatggttaaattcgcatggctccttgccatgcgaaatcgcgggtaaatctgcatgcggaaacgcagccgcatgcgatttcttcagcggtggaatccaggcgattccgcaccgctacagtggaaacgagccctcagggaAAAGATCAAAATCTTCCTGATATTCCAGGGATACCACCTTACTCTTCTCCATACTGGATCAGCTTCATCGCTGACACTATTAGATTTGTATTGCTCGATACTAAATACTCTATACTACTAAACTGTCAGtttagtcctggccaaaagttttgagactgtcaaaaattagttttcacaaagttttctgcttaactgcttttagatctagaTGTAGTACTTATAATTAATACAACATTGGTAGCAAATTAATAGGACATTTAGTAGCAaaagtctcctatttttattttgttatatagcttttttaaatctttttataaaattgcaattagagaatgatgcaaaccacacgctgtattttaaactataaaacctagcagagttaatgaccctttgaactttcctgcagtaaaaccttaaacaaaccgtAACTGTGTTTTgcttgaatagctcagagaagcttttttgcgTTAACTGAAGATTAACTccttctgtactggaaaacaatgagactctcttctttgctacttatgttctatttcttagcagtactacacataccattttttcataagtttattttcgcttcaggtttgcttacaGTACATGGGATCTGTGAGGACTGTTACCTGGTAAATAACGATATGTCTTATTCTCCTTGCTGTTTAGGGATTACATGGATAAATTAGTGGATGAAGCAGAGGTGCTTGGAGGAGATGGAAATTCATCTGCCTTAGCCTGTCaaaacaggccggactctctcgCCGACACCCCACTTACCCTTCTCCAGTCTATAACGGCTAACGACCTGTCGGGTAAGAACGCTTGTGATTTAACCCCAAAAGGAAGACTGTAAAAGTCCTATATCAGGCGACTATGTggccgattgaccatctgatttgattataatcggatgaaaatcgatgCCGCCAAGTACatccccgaccgacaaagcgaccaattttgggtctgaaattggttgcatatatCGGTCGAACATTCTGCAAGATGACGGGCCATTGGGTGTGCGGCTGTAACGGCGATATCGAGATGAGCGGCAAACTCTGCGAAACTTCCGGCACTGTTTCCTAAATGTGTatgatgtgcatttatacattacctgtcccgtgtcgggGTGTCTGCCTTATGCATCCCCGCTCTTCTTCTGTTGGCCCCATACAGTCTGCCGACTCTTAACCCTAATGAAGAGCCACAGGAATTTACAGCAAATGTGGCTGGTGCAATCAGTTAGGATCTTTGTTTTATGTCGCGCCTTAGGCCTCTTACCCACTTTACCATGATTTCGGCTGTATTTTTGGGAACGCGACGCAATGCGGTCcgcagggacatcagaagtgTGTAGGCTGCACTGTCGTATGTCCACATCCATGGGTTTCAATCACTGCAGAATATCAACGCATGATTTTCAACAAAAATACGCAAACACATTGTGATTCCATTCATTAGAATCACAACCACATCGGCAAAATTTGTGTAGAATGTCTTGAATTGCATTGCTACCAGCGGTTCCTGATGCGCTCAAGTGGGGAAGAGTCCTTAAACTTGATTACCACCACTATTGAGTGGTTACACCAAGGACACACATACACTAGTATCTTCTGTGCTCCAGAATTCTGATTGGTTACTTTGCGTAGATTTCTTTGATAAATTAGCCCCTCAGTGTGGAGAGAACTctgatttttaaataaatattaaaaaaaaaaaaaaaaagtcactgagGCCTGAGTAACACGAAGATGTTGTTTCCCAATTCTCCTTCTAGCGCTGACAAACAGTGTGGCCACTGTATGCAGTCCTGCAGACGTGACCTGTTTGAACGACAGCTTTCCCATGTTGGACACGTTGCCCCGCGGCCCCGCCAATCACGTGCCTGTTGGACCGGAAGACCTACTCTCCTTGCCCAGCAACGGAGAAAGCGATTGTTTTACCTTGTTCGAAACTGGATTTTATCCTCCCGAGCTCAACCCAGTGAATTTATGCAACGAGGACCTGGAAAGGCCAGCAAAAAGGATAAAAATCTCCGTCCCAGACCCCTTCATGAATGACGTGTCTGTAAATAACCTGGCTGTGGACTTCGACAACCATTCGCATCACATTACCAGTGCCAAAATGGCCGTATCCGTGGACTTCAGCAGTCTATCTGCGAGTGACACAAATAGTTTTATAAGTTCGCACACACTACACCATACGGCCCTGCAGTCAGAGTAACTCTGTACTTCAGCCTCCTTACGAACAGTACTATTTTTGGGGACGTAGTTGCCGCAAAATTCTGATCATAAACTTCGGGTTTGCCTAGTCTTTCACTGGAAGTTTGAACTCTTCACTATGACATCAGTGATGTCTTTGTATGTAAAGAACTCTCTTGATTTTGTcaagaatttaactttttttttggttttttttgtttttgttttttaattttcttttcagTCCATTTATTGTGGAAAACAGACAATGTTTCAGCAGAGTTTGGAACTCTGATTGCAATCTGGGAAAGCAACGTTTAGGcttaactttttatttttgttaaaaaaaaacaaaaaatcagtaGATAAAAACTTGGGTGTCCAGTAAAAACCAGCAAAAAGGTTCAGAATCTCTAAACTAGGAGACTCCCGATCTATGCTACCttggcagcagagagtgcagtGGTTAACCAATGTTTACAGGTACCAGTCCCATCCCTGCTTCATGTAGcatttttctttgtatatttttttttttcccctttaaagcagCGGTGGAAATGCAAATTGAAACGGCACGCCCCGCCCACCACCGTAACCTATCTCCTGAAAAGAGAAGCACACTGCAGCGCGATCCGAGACCGGCGCCATCTGCTGGCACAGGGGACAGTTTACGCATCACCAATTTTTATTTGGGGATAATTACAGtgttctttatactgccagtgtgGATCTGTGTACTTTAGCCTAATTTTTGTTTATTTCTTTGGTTTTCTTCTCCCCGTTCTTTTggtggtaatgtatttttcattggGAGGGACTCTTGtctaaaatttttatttttttgaagaaTTGTAAATAAGAGAATAAATTATACCTGAATCTGTATCTGAAACTTTTCCTGAGGAAGCAGATGTTGTCCAGGGTGAAGTTGGGAGAAATGTGTAAAATGTACATCTGAGTTTACATGAAAGCTGACCTTCTTGcttagaaaactttttttttttttttttttttacaccgagAAGCCTGGGTATCGATGGGATTGAAGGGAACTCCACCTTTTGTTTAGCAAGTTTGTTTTTTCCATACATAGAAAGGATTAATGTCACATCTTGTTCCAGTTTGCTAACTTGTTTTCATGTGCATATAAAACACAAGGAGTGTTCTAGTTTCAATGTAGTGAAAGGGACAATGAACGCACATCAAAACTCTTTCATAGCTGCAGTATGGAAAAAAAGGGGTTGCTCCTGGGACAAGTTGAGGGAAAGCTTTCTACTGAATGATCTCTCGGGATACTCCACAGCCCTTCACACAGTATAGGGATTCTCTGCACATGAGTGTGAAAGGAGCAGCACTGCCAAAGGGGTCACACACTTTGCAAAAGACTGCAGGAAATAAGCcattgattgtgtgtgtgtgtgccatttaaaggacaactattgcaaaaaaaaaataaaaaaaattaatgcatacatataaaatatagCTTTCCCTCCGATtaaaatgcacaataaattaCTTATTTCTGAAGTTGTTGTCGCTTAtagtaggtagttaaaatctgacaggttttaggcctctttcacaccaagacgttgcgttttaggggacgttaaggtcgcataacttgcccctaacgcaacgcatggtggtgttgaaggagggcgccagagtgagccgtgttgtgcgggtgttggtgcgccttttttgtctgATACTCTGcggggaccacgtgatcggaacactccgcatcacgtggtcccgccagccaatcggcggccgctccaggaagtaaacactgcagtagtgatgggaagtccggctcttttcaatgaatgaaTTCTGAccagtagagataggaagtccggctcctttcaatgaatcgattcagaggcagagcagcaggactgaacctagtgatgggaagtccggctcttttcaataaattgagccgaacttcccatcactacggCAGTgcggtgaatattaattagccatgtggctaacggactctcccctcctcctgctcaaaaaaaacccacaatactgagcatgtgcaaacagtctatgcAGCACTTTCagataacgtgcagcgttactgtaacgcaggggtctcaaactcgcgggccatttgcggccctcgatacaatattttgtggccctcgccagcaaaagcttacttatagttcgcttcagtgctcccaagtaatccgccgcatccccgccgctaaacgagggctgcagagcccccaaatcgcccggggggcaatccgccggcatttcctggaaggggcagagctttcagcttcagctttgcccctcctgacttcagcggcccagcctcatcctgactttgcctcctgcggcccccaggtaaattgagtttgagacccctgctgtaacgcaacgtgggcactgtgaacagcccattgattttttttcattactgtgagttgggctgcgttacaggctgctgtaacgtcccactgtgaaagcagccttagtctAGCCCTTCTcatgagggatttttttttccccttcttctcCTAagcactgaatggcagttgctcaatccAACTATCAAGTAAGGtctgtcagcatctttgtatagagtcTTTAcaggaatctcccatgaggagatggactagtccaaaatttgtcagattttcattacctactgtaagtggcaacaACCTTGGAAAAaagatgtataattttttttatagttttcttGATAGTGAGCCTTGTATTTGATCTTACTGTgaggttttcaaagtttgcaaacTGGAACAGAAATGATACTTTATTCACTTTTCTTTGTCGTTTTAATAGACTTGTGAATCACAAATCTGTTTTaggggattttttttcttaaagtggattTTCCCTTGAAGGATTGGGTGTACCACTGCCTTTCACTAGTTGCATCAGACAGCCATAAAGCTCTAGTTACCTAACCTGTGGTCCAAGTAGAAGTCTATTTTTAACATAGAGCTATTTAGAAGATAATCACTTTGACATTGCCTAtttctgtacagtgctgagtGGCCCAAAGCTTTCCAATACATTACAGGCCTAGCCGAGAGGTGCTGAGTTGGCGTGC contains:
- the MIER3 gene encoding mesoderm induction early response protein 3 isoform X2, with product MLVHDYDDERTLEEEEMKEDGKDFSSEIEDLEKEGNMPLEDILAIYVYQPGEPVLAGSSVGSSPSELADELPDMTLDKEEIAKDLLSGDDEETQSSADDLTPSVTSHEATDFFPRPLRSNTANDGDREFDDNYVETEGGNASEEFRKDIMIGSQFQAEIPPFLGHYTAELSSCEPQDQLVWSPYVVPESKVEAYLMETMKIEEEDEEQEQRILKKVADRVVIRDDEQALHELFRCQYNFTEAMQQFCSRRMLHEETRPWTEEECRNFEHALLVLGKDFHRIQKTKVRTRTVAECVAFYYIWKKSERYDEFAQQTRFGKKRYHHHPGVTDYMDKLVDEAEVLGGDGNSSALACQNRPDSLADTPLTLLQSITANDLSALTNSVATVCSPADVTCLNDSFPMLDTLPRGPANHVPVGPEDLLSLPSNGESDCFTLFETGFYPPELNPVNLCNEDLERPAKRIKISVPDPFMNDVSVNNLAVDFDNHSHHITSAKMAVSVDFSSLSASDTNSFISSHTLHHTALQSE
- the MIER3 gene encoding mesoderm induction early response protein 3 isoform X1, which translates into the protein MSFYSTFGSLSSEDHDFDPTAEMLVHDYDDERTLEEEEMKEDGKDFSSEIEDLEKEGNMPLEDILAIYVYQPGEPVLAGSSVGSSPSELADELPDMTLDKEEIAKDLLSGDDEETQSSADDLTPSVTSHEATDFFPRPLRSNTANDGDREFDDNYVETEGGNASEEFRKDIMIGSQFQAEIPPFLGHYTAELSSCEPQDQLVWSPYVVPESKVEAYLMETMKIEEEDEEQEQRILKKVADRVVIRDDEQALHELFRCQYNFTEAMQQFCSRRMLHEETRPWTEEECRNFEHALLVLGKDFHRIQKTKVRTRTVAECVAFYYIWKKSERYDEFAQQTRFGKKRYHHHPGVTDYMDKLVDEAEVLGGDGNSSALACQNRPDSLADTPLTLLQSITANDLSALTNSVATVCSPADVTCLNDSFPMLDTLPRGPANHVPVGPEDLLSLPSNGESDCFTLFETGFYPPELNPVNLCNEDLERPAKRIKISVPDPFMNDVSVNNLAVDFDNHSHHITSAKMAVSVDFSSLSASDTNSFISSHTLHHTALQSE